The proteins below are encoded in one region of Brassica napus cultivar Da-Ae chromosome A6, Da-Ae, whole genome shotgun sequence:
- the LOC106347460 gene encoding uncharacterized protein LOC106347460, which produces MAELQPADNSNQQPNGGVTPSVPSTSAEALAIPGGGSKRLRRPSVRLGEIGGDYHYDPHSRKPKWAPTATGNKTKSSTRTRALTNIGTLDDENVDSFGVVGSWRVKKRVGSSTAGAAKRVSSNWEELEGGFRDFSREDSESPVKEESLVRDRGGGGGFYGREGVKIWLQELGLGRYWPMFEIHEVDDEVLPLLTLDDLKDMGITAVGSRRKMFSAIQKLGREFS; this is translated from the coding sequence ATGGCGGAACTGCAACCAGCTGACAACAGTAATCAGCAACCAAACGGCGGCGTCACTCCTTCGGTTCCTTCAACCTCAGCGGAAGCGCTGGCGATCCCCGGCGGCGGATCGAAACGACTGAGGAGACCAAGCGTTCGATTAGGCGAAATCGGCGGCGACTATCACTACGATCCTCACTCGAGGAAACCGAAGTGGGCACCGACGGCGACGGGGAACAAGACCAAATCGTCGACGAGGACTCGGGCCCTGACGAATATCGGAACCCTAGATGATGAAAACGTTGATTCTTTTGGTGTGGTTGGGAGTTGGCGGGTCAAGAAACGGGTCGGGTCATCTACAGCAGGTGCGGCGAAGCGGGTAAGCTCCAATTGGGAAGAATTGGAAGgtgggtttagggatttcagtAGAGAAGATTCAGAGAGTCCGGTAAAGGAGGAGTCTTTAGTGAGAGaccgtggtggtggtggtgggttTTACGGTAGAGAAGGGGTCAAGATTTGGTTGCAAGAGTTAGGGTTAGGGAGATACTGGCCTATGTTTGAGATACATGAGGTTGATGATGAGGTTTTGCCTTTGTTGACTTTGGATGATTTGAAAGATATGGGGATTACTGCTGTTGGGTCCAGGAGGAAGATGTTCTCTGCTATTCAGAAGCTTGGTAGGGAGTTCTCATGA